A section of the Pediococcus inopinatus genome encodes:
- the parC gene encoding DNA topoisomerase IV subunit A, with translation MADEKNQKNDKIQELTLEDVMGDRFGRYSKYIIQERALPDVRDGLKPVQRRILYAMNQDGNTYDKGFRKSAKSVGNVMGNFHPHGDSSIYEALVRMSQDWKLRAPLIEMHGNNGSIDNDPPAAMRYTEARLSKISSEMLKDIDKETVDFVLNFDDTEYEPTVLPSRFPNLLVNGATGISAGYATDIPPHNLNEVIDALLYLLQHPDASLEKLMTFVQGPDFPTSGIIQGIDGIKKAYQTGKGRIIVRSRTKIIALRGNKSQIEVSEIPYEVNKSQLVKKIDEIRILKKVDGIVEVRDESDRNGLSIAIELKRDTDAKGILNYLFKNTDLQVSYNFNMVAISHKRPETLGLKAFLQAYLAFQKEVITKRTQFSLTKAEKRLRIVQGLIKALSILDQVIATIRGSKDKKDSKNNLVQKFSFTEEQAEAIVSLQLYRLSNTDVTALEAESDDLNNHVQEYNEILNSPTALAKVLRTELTSIKKQYGTPRLTEIQDEIEEIKIDRKVVVPEEQVMVSVSHDGYLKRSSLRSYSASGENDDGLKDEDYPIFLKQVSTLDHLMMFTNKGNLISRPVHELADSRWKDTGEHISQTIGLGDNERIIKAFAFHSLKETGEFLIATSDGFIKRTDFSNLTPGRNYKKHAAAFIKLKSADSVVVNIFFIAHQLKQAVMLISERGYGLRYDLAEIPIIGARTAGVKSMDLREDQVTNVQLVDDSNQVGLITQRGAFKRMAVTDIPVTSRARRGILVLRELKKDPHRVIDFIKTDKNSILEVRTSRGTLHDIIVAEHPLSARYSNGSFVVDIDSEGIPVSMKLKPVPVVESTPEH, from the coding sequence ATGGCTGATGAAAAAAATCAAAAAAATGATAAAATCCAGGAACTCACATTAGAAGATGTGATGGGAGATCGTTTTGGACGCTATTCTAAATATATTATTCAAGAGCGAGCACTTCCTGATGTCCGTGATGGGTTAAAACCCGTTCAACGGCGAATCTTGTATGCTATGAATCAAGATGGAAATACCTATGATAAGGGATTTCGAAAATCTGCAAAATCTGTCGGAAATGTAATGGGTAATTTCCATCCACATGGGGATAGTTCTATCTATGAGGCCTTGGTACGAATGAGCCAGGATTGGAAACTACGCGCTCCCTTAATTGAAATGCATGGTAACAACGGTTCAATTGATAATGATCCGCCGGCCGCAATGCGGTATACCGAAGCACGTTTAAGCAAAATTTCAAGCGAAATGTTGAAAGATATTGATAAGGAAACTGTTGATTTTGTTTTGAATTTTGATGATACAGAATACGAACCAACTGTTTTACCAAGTCGTTTTCCTAACTTACTTGTTAATGGAGCTACCGGTATTTCAGCTGGTTATGCGACAGATATTCCTCCTCACAATTTAAATGAAGTCATCGATGCCTTGTTATATTTATTACAACATCCCGATGCCTCATTAGAAAAATTAATGACCTTTGTGCAAGGACCAGATTTTCCTACCTCAGGAATTATTCAGGGAATTGACGGCATAAAAAAGGCTTATCAAACTGGAAAAGGGCGAATTATCGTCCGATCGAGAACTAAAATTATTGCTTTACGTGGTAACAAATCACAAATTGAAGTTTCCGAAATTCCCTACGAAGTGAACAAATCTCAATTAGTAAAAAAGATTGATGAAATTCGCATTCTAAAAAAAGTGGATGGCATTGTTGAAGTTCGTGATGAATCTGATCGTAACGGCCTCTCAATTGCAATTGAGCTCAAACGAGATACTGATGCAAAGGGAATTTTGAATTATTTATTCAAAAATACCGATCTACAAGTTTCTTACAATTTCAATATGGTTGCAATTAGCCATAAGCGCCCTGAAACTTTGGGACTAAAAGCATTTTTGCAGGCCTACTTAGCTTTCCAAAAAGAAGTCATTACCAAACGGACTCAATTTAGTTTAACCAAGGCTGAGAAACGTCTTCGAATTGTCCAAGGATTAATTAAAGCCCTCTCTATCCTCGATCAAGTGATTGCCACCATCAGGGGTAGTAAAGACAAAAAAGATTCAAAAAATAATTTAGTTCAAAAATTTAGTTTTACAGAAGAGCAAGCTGAAGCAATTGTTTCCTTACAACTTTATCGACTATCTAACACGGATGTCACTGCCTTAGAAGCGGAATCCGATGATTTAAATAACCACGTCCAGGAATATAATGAAATTCTAAATAGTCCAACAGCATTGGCAAAAGTACTTCGTACGGAACTTACGAGCATCAAAAAACAATATGGCACTCCACGATTAACAGAAATACAAGATGAAATTGAAGAAATTAAAATTGATCGAAAAGTAGTCGTGCCAGAAGAACAGGTGATGGTTTCAGTTAGTCACGATGGCTATCTAAAACGAAGCTCACTGCGGTCATATAGTGCATCCGGTGAAAATGATGATGGCTTAAAGGATGAGGATTATCCGATTTTCTTGAAACAAGTTAGCACCCTAGATCACCTAATGATGTTCACCAACAAAGGAAATCTAATTTCACGTCCCGTACATGAGCTGGCCGATTCTCGTTGGAAAGACACTGGTGAACATATTTCTCAGACCATCGGTTTAGGCGATAATGAGCGAATTATAAAAGCATTTGCTTTTCATTCATTAAAGGAAACCGGCGAATTTCTAATTGCAACTAGCGATGGTTTCATTAAGCGGACGGATTTCTCTAATTTAACCCCTGGTCGTAATTACAAAAAACACGCGGCTGCATTTATCAAATTAAAAAGTGCTGATTCAGTTGTGGTAAATATTTTCTTTATTGCCCACCAATTAAAACAAGCTGTCATGCTAATTTCAGAACGAGGATATGGCTTGCGCTATGATCTTGCGGAAATTCCAATTATTGGAGCTCGTACTGCTGGAGTGAAATCAATGGATCTGCGTGAAGACCAGGTCACTAACGTGCAACTTGTAGATGACTCAAATCAAGTTGGTCTAATTACGCAGCGAGGTGCTTTTAAACGAATGGCCGTTACCGATATTCCTGTTACAAGTCGTGCAAGAAGAGGAATCTTGGTCCTTAGAGAATTAAAGAAAGATCCGCATCGTGTGATTGATTTTATTAAAACAGATAAAAATTCTATTTTAGAGGTTCGAACTAGTCGGGGCACCTTACATGATATCATTGTAGCTGAACATCCACTGAGCGCACGGTACTCTAACGGCTCATTCGTTGTTGATATTGATTCAGAAGGTATTCCAGTTTCTATGAAACTAAAACCGGTTCCCGTTGTAGAGTCCACACCTGAACATTAA
- the parE gene encoding DNA topoisomerase IV subunit B, with amino-acid sequence MSKRSSAEYNDSSIQVLHGLEAVRKRPGMYIGSTDSRGLHHLVYEIVDNAVDEALAGFGKEINVTIHKDNSITISDQGRGMPVGMHSSGIPTVEVIFTVLHAGGKFGQGGYKTSGGLHGVGASVVNALSEYLNVEIVREGKKYREEFKNGGHAVGSLKKIGKTKEPNGTVVTFKPDREIFTTTVFNFNTLAERLRESAFLLKGVTITLTDERENQAQTQTFLYEEGIKEFVSYLNEDKDTLGDILYFDGTKEGVEVEVAAQYNDGYSENVLSFVNNVRTKDGGTHEVGMRSGWTKAFNEYAHKVGLLKEKDKNLEGSDVREGLSAVISLRIPEKILEFEGQTKEKLGTPEARPIVDSIVNEQLLFYLMENGEFAQMLVRKSLKAREAREAARKARDASRSGKKRKKQDRLLSGKLTPAQSKNSARNELFLVEGDSAGGSAKQGRDRKFQAILPLRGKVLNTEKAKLPDVMKNEEISTMIYTIGAGVGPEFKIEDRNYDKIIIMTDADDDGSHIQILLLTFFYKYMRPMLDDGHIYIALPPLYRLQKKNGKKMKTVYAWTDEELEQASKEIGRGFALQRYKGLGEMNADQLWETTMNPETRTLVRVRIDDAALAERRVTTLMGDKVEPRRKWIEENVEFSLEEEGSILDNEAVNIAHEDGILEDDENQ; translated from the coding sequence ATGAGTAAACGTAGTTCAGCAGAATACAATGACTCTTCCATTCAAGTTCTGCACGGTTTAGAGGCTGTGCGTAAACGCCCCGGTATGTATATTGGTTCAACCGATAGCCGTGGGCTGCACCATCTGGTTTATGAGATAGTCGACAATGCCGTTGATGAAGCTCTAGCTGGTTTTGGTAAAGAAATTAACGTTACCATCCATAAAGATAATAGCATTACAATCTCAGATCAGGGACGAGGAATGCCGGTAGGAATGCATTCTTCAGGAATTCCTACGGTCGAAGTTATTTTTACAGTTCTTCATGCCGGTGGAAAATTCGGTCAAGGCGGTTATAAGACCTCTGGTGGATTACACGGTGTTGGAGCCAGTGTTGTTAATGCGCTATCTGAATATCTTAATGTTGAAATTGTCCGTGAAGGGAAAAAATATCGCGAAGAATTCAAAAATGGTGGGCATGCAGTTGGTAGTTTGAAAAAAATCGGCAAAACAAAAGAACCAAATGGGACGGTTGTGACTTTTAAACCAGACCGTGAAATTTTCACAACCACTGTTTTTAACTTTAATACATTGGCCGAGCGCTTGCGAGAATCTGCTTTTCTTCTTAAGGGTGTCACAATCACGTTAACTGATGAACGTGAAAATCAGGCTCAAACGCAAACTTTTCTTTATGAAGAAGGAATTAAAGAATTTGTGAGCTACTTAAATGAAGATAAAGATACCCTCGGTGATATCCTTTATTTTGATGGCACTAAAGAAGGCGTCGAAGTTGAGGTTGCAGCTCAATATAATGACGGCTATTCTGAAAACGTCTTATCCTTCGTTAATAACGTGCGGACAAAAGATGGTGGTACTCATGAAGTCGGTATGCGTTCAGGGTGGACAAAGGCCTTTAATGAATACGCCCATAAAGTCGGATTACTAAAAGAAAAAGATAAAAACCTTGAAGGTAGCGATGTTCGTGAAGGACTGTCAGCTGTTATTTCTTTAAGAATTCCAGAAAAAATTCTTGAGTTTGAAGGTCAGACCAAAGAGAAGCTTGGTACACCTGAAGCACGTCCCATTGTCGACAGTATCGTAAATGAGCAATTACTCTTTTACCTCATGGAAAACGGTGAATTTGCCCAAATGCTTGTGCGTAAATCTTTAAAGGCACGAGAAGCTCGCGAGGCTGCCCGCAAAGCACGAGATGCAAGTCGCAGTGGCAAAAAACGCAAAAAACAAGATCGTCTTTTATCAGGTAAATTAACCCCCGCACAGTCCAAAAATTCGGCCCGTAATGAGCTTTTCTTGGTCGAAGGTGACTCTGCCGGCGGTAGCGCTAAACAGGGCAGAGATCGCAAGTTTCAGGCTATCTTGCCATTGCGAGGAAAAGTTTTAAATACTGAAAAAGCTAAATTACCTGATGTTATGAAAAATGAGGAAATAAGCACAATGATTTATACCATTGGCGCTGGTGTAGGTCCTGAGTTTAAAATTGAAGACAGAAATTACGATAAGATTATTATTATGACTGATGCGGATGATGATGGATCCCATATTCAGATCCTATTGCTGACATTTTTCTATAAATACATGCGTCCAATGCTTGACGATGGTCATATTTACATCGCGCTTCCACCGCTTTACCGTTTGCAAAAGAAAAATGGTAAAAAAATGAAAACTGTTTATGCTTGGACGGATGAAGAATTAGAACAAGCTTCAAAAGAAATCGGGCGCGGATTTGCACTACAACGATACAAAGGACTTGGAGAGATGAACGCGGATCAGCTTTGGGAGACAACAATGAATCCTGAAACCAGAACTTTAGTGCGTGTTCGTATTGACGACGCTGCTTTGGCTGAACGTCGCGTAACCACTTTGATGGGCGATAAAGTTGAACCTCGCCGGAAATGGATTGAAGAAAATGTTGAATTCTCTTTAGAAGAAGAGGGTAGCATTTTAGATAACGAAGCCGTTAATATTGCACATGAAGATGGTATTCTTGAAGATGACGAAAATCAATGA
- the plsY gene encoding glycerol-3-phosphate 1-O-acyltransferase PlsY produces the protein MLIIAYLLGSIPSGVMIGKKFFNVDIRKAGSGNIGTTNTFRVLGPKAGTVVLLMDVLKGTLAASQPYLFQTPNVNPLLIGLAAILGHTFSIFDHFNGGKAVATSAGILLAYNPPFFIVACIIFASLVYLTSMVSVASMTALVLISLLSLFYHDWILTTVAVVLTVFIFYRHRENIKRLKNGTESLIPFGYWYNHKKKS, from the coding sequence ATGCTGATCATTGCCTATCTACTGGGGTCAATCCCTTCTGGGGTCATGATTGGAAAAAAATTCTTTAATGTTGATATTCGTAAAGCTGGCAGTGGTAATATCGGAACAACCAATACCTTTCGAGTTCTTGGCCCGAAAGCAGGAACAGTAGTTTTGCTAATGGATGTTTTAAAAGGTACGTTAGCTGCTAGCCAGCCTTACTTGTTTCAGACGCCAAACGTTAACCCCCTATTAATTGGGTTAGCTGCAATTTTAGGACATACTTTCTCAATCTTTGATCACTTCAATGGTGGCAAAGCAGTAGCTACTAGTGCCGGAATTTTGTTAGCTTATAATCCGCCATTTTTTATTGTTGCTTGTATCATTTTTGCAAGCTTGGTGTATTTGACCAGTATGGTGAGTGTGGCAAGCATGACTGCATTAGTTCTTATCAGTCTGTTGTCTTTGTTTTATCACGACTGGATTTTAACAACCGTCGCCGTTGTGCTAACGGTTTTTATCTTTTATCGTCATCGGGAGAATATAAAACGGTTAAAAAACGGTACGGAAAGTCTGATCCCGTTTGGGTATTGGTATAATCATAAAAAGAAATCGTAA
- a CDS encoding aldose 1-epimerase family protein produces MVTLENEYLRVKINELGAELSSVVSLDNNLEYIWQADKSVWGRHAPVLFPIVGRLKDDQYEYQKTTYEMHQHGFARDSKFEVVDSSDTHATLKLTDSNKTHKLYPFEFELVISFDLKNHELHETYRVYNPDADNHLLFSIGGHPGFDTNFEKDQVFEDSNLNVAPKQTYTQIPLKAPYNDKDNSFPNDCSKATHLTHDLFKDDAIILELNQQETTIMLDNQKNDHGVALTVTDAPYVGIWSPYPTTGDFVCIEPWWGIADNVNATGKLEEKMGITDLQPQSESSQSFEISFF; encoded by the coding sequence ATGGTTACTTTAGAAAATGAATATTTGCGCGTTAAAATCAATGAATTAGGGGCTGAACTTTCTAGTGTTGTTTCTTTAGATAATAATCTAGAATATATATGGCAGGCCGATAAAAGTGTATGGGGCCGACATGCACCCGTACTTTTCCCAATTGTTGGCCGTTTAAAGGATGACCAATATGAGTACCAAAAAACAACTTACGAAATGCATCAACATGGTTTTGCCCGTGATAGCAAGTTTGAAGTCGTTGATAGCAGTGACACACACGCGACCTTAAAACTTACTGACAGTAACAAAACGCACAAATTATATCCTTTTGAATTCGAACTAGTAATTAGTTTTGATTTAAAGAATCACGAATTGCATGAAACATACCGAGTTTACAACCCAGATGCAGACAATCATTTATTATTCTCTATAGGTGGGCATCCTGGATTCGATACCAACTTTGAAAAGGACCAGGTATTTGAGGACAGTAATTTAAACGTTGCGCCCAAGCAGACATACACACAAATTCCATTGAAGGCCCCTTACAATGATAAGGATAATTCATTTCCAAACGATTGTAGTAAAGCAACTCACTTAACTCATGACTTGTTTAAAGATGATGCCATCATCCTTGAATTAAATCAGCAAGAAACAACCATTATGTTAGATAATCAGAAAAATGATCATGGGGTTGCATTAACTGTGACAGACGCACCTTATGTCGGTATCTGGTCTCCATATCCAACTACTGGTGACTTTGTCTGTATCGAACCCTGGTGGGGAATTGCAGACAATGTAAATGCGACTGGCAAGCTCGAAGAAAAGATGGGAATCACAGATCTACAGCCACAAAGCGAATCTTCACAAAGCTTTGAAATTTCTTTCTTTTAA
- the hslU gene encoding ATP-dependent protease ATPase subunit HslU, giving the protein MAEIDKTPKQIVSELDEYVIGQTAAKKAIAIALRNRYRRLQLSASMQTEITPKNMLMIGPTGVGKTEIARRLAKIVDAPFVKVEASKFTEVGHAGRDVESMIRDLVDSSVQMEQKSQFKGIRSDAERRADNRIVNILVPATTADGTQKQSGVDFQNLVSMVEKMQRGETPEVPNAQSEEITSEVRDKRSATADQLRRGLLDGREITITMDDPQQDLGMNNMMGQMGIDFGTSLGQMLPKKRIQRTVDVSEAREIFIREESEKLISHGDLYHAAIKRAENTGIVFIDEIDKIIAKTNQGGEDISREGVQRDILPIVEGSQVNTKYGPINTDHILFIASGAFQDSKPSDLIAELQGRFPIRVELNDLTKEDFVKILTEPKNALVKQYIALVGTENIKLTFTIEAINKIAEIATQLNRSTENIGARRLHTILEKLLEDILYEGADMEMGDITITEHYVEEKIGEIASDKNLSQYIL; this is encoded by the coding sequence ATGGCCGAAATTGATAAAACACCTAAACAAATTGTGAGTGAATTAGATGAATATGTGATCGGGCAAACTGCCGCAAAAAAGGCAATTGCGATTGCTCTACGTAATCGTTACCGGCGTTTACAGCTTTCAGCTTCAATGCAAACAGAAATCACACCCAAAAATATGTTAATGATTGGACCAACTGGTGTGGGGAAAACTGAAATTGCCCGTCGCTTAGCGAAAATCGTCGACGCCCCGTTTGTAAAAGTTGAAGCTTCTAAATTTACTGAAGTCGGACATGCTGGTCGCGACGTAGAATCAATGATCCGTGATCTAGTGGACAGCTCAGTTCAGATGGAACAAAAGAGCCAGTTCAAGGGTATTCGCTCAGATGCCGAACGTCGTGCCGATAACCGAATTGTCAACATTTTGGTGCCCGCAACAACGGCGGATGGCACTCAAAAACAATCCGGAGTCGATTTTCAAAACTTAGTAAGTATGGTTGAGAAAATGCAGCGTGGTGAAACTCCTGAGGTCCCAAATGCTCAATCCGAAGAAATCACTAGTGAAGTTCGTGATAAGCGTTCGGCCACTGCGGATCAATTGAGACGCGGTCTATTAGACGGTAGAGAAATTACCATCACGATGGACGACCCCCAACAAGATTTAGGTATGAATAATATGATGGGGCAAATGGGCATTGATTTTGGCACATCACTCGGACAAATGTTACCAAAAAAGCGAATTCAGCGAACCGTTGACGTTTCTGAAGCTCGTGAAATATTTATCCGTGAAGAATCCGAAAAGTTAATTAGTCATGGTGATTTATACCATGCAGCCATCAAACGGGCTGAAAATACCGGGATTGTTTTTATCGATGAAATCGATAAAATCATCGCCAAAACAAACCAGGGTGGCGAAGACATTTCTCGTGAAGGTGTTCAACGTGATATTTTACCAATCGTTGAAGGCTCTCAAGTTAATACAAAATATGGGCCAATCAATACCGATCACATCCTCTTTATTGCTTCAGGGGCTTTTCAGGACTCTAAGCCAAGTGATTTAATTGCTGAATTACAAGGTCGTTTTCCAATTCGAGTCGAGCTAAATGATTTAACCAAAGAAGATTTTGTTAAGATTCTTACTGAACCAAAAAATGCGTTAGTCAAACAATATATTGCCTTAGTTGGCACAGAAAATATTAAACTAACTTTTACAATTGAAGCCATTAATAAAATTGCCGAAATTGCAACTCAGCTTAATCGTTCTACTGAAAATATTGGTGCTCGTCGTTTGCACACCATTTTAGAAAAACTCTTAGAGGATATTCTCTACGAAGGAGCGGACATGGAAATGGGCGACATCACAATTACAGAACATTATGTAGAAGAAAAAATTGGTGAAATTGCTAGCGATAAGAATCTTAGCCAATATATTTTATAA
- the xerC gene encoding tyrosine recombinase XerC produces the protein MEQDYIKLFLEYLKVERQYSVDTIKAYQSDLEEFCTFLKENGGFKPFKDIDHLDVNVFMTDLFDRKYSRTTISRKLSTMRSFYSFLAKNDLVTRNPFAEIKLKKHQNHLPRFFYQKEMTALFEAAQSDSPLALRNVALLEVLYGTGIRVSECANLRWQNVDLSLKMMLIRGKGDKERYVPFGQYCYDALINYHDQCRNEIMAKYHKQHDFIFINHYGDQITSTGIEYVLNQIIKQSSLTSKIHPHMLRHTFATQLLNNGADLRTVQELLGHSSLSTTQIYTHVTQENLQSNYRKFFPRATHE, from the coding sequence ATGGAACAAGATTATATTAAATTATTCCTTGAGTACCTAAAGGTTGAGCGCCAGTATTCTGTAGATACAATCAAAGCTTACCAAAGCGATTTAGAGGAATTCTGTACTTTTTTAAAAGAAAATGGGGGGTTCAAACCATTTAAAGATATTGATCATTTGGATGTTAATGTTTTTATGACAGACTTGTTTGATCGAAAATATAGCCGAACGACGATTTCTCGCAAGTTATCGACCATGCGGTCTTTTTATAGTTTCTTGGCAAAAAATGACCTCGTTACCCGTAACCCGTTTGCAGAAATTAAATTAAAAAAACATCAAAATCATTTACCTCGATTTTTCTATCAAAAAGAAATGACAGCCCTTTTTGAAGCAGCTCAATCAGATTCACCATTAGCATTGCGCAACGTTGCTTTATTAGAGGTTTTATATGGAACTGGAATTCGAGTAAGTGAGTGTGCAAATCTGCGTTGGCAAAATGTTGATCTTTCATTAAAAATGATGTTGATTCGCGGCAAAGGTGACAAGGAACGTTATGTACCATTTGGCCAATACTGTTATGATGCTTTAATTAATTATCATGATCAGTGTCGTAATGAAATCATGGCAAAATATCATAAACAACATGATTTCATTTTTATTAATCATTATGGTGATCAAATCACTTCAACCGGGATCGAATATGTTTTAAATCAAATCATCAAACAAAGTAGTCTCACCAGTAAGATTCATCCCCATATGTTGCGGCACACGTTTGCAACCCAGCTACTAAACAACGGTGCTGATCTTCGAACTGTCCAAGAATTACTCGGACATAGCAGCTTATCAACCACCCAAATATACACACATGTCACTCAGGAAAATTTACAAAGTAATTATCGTAAGTTTTTTCCTCGAGCAACACATGAATAA
- the topA gene encoding type I DNA topoisomerase: MATKSKTTKSKKKLVIVESPSKAKTIEKYLGRTYKVVASLGHIRDLPKSKMGVDVDNDFEPHYISIRGKGDVIKNLRSEAKKAKKVYLASDPDREGEAIAWHLAYLLGLDTTDKNRVVFNEITKDAVKNAFKEPRTIDMNLVDAQQARRILDRLVGYSISPLLWKKVKKGLSAGRVQSIALSLIIKREEEIKSFKPEEYWTIDSEFQKGRQKFQATFYGESGKKLALPNNDAVQNVLKKIDKKQPFEITKVTKKERKRFPAPPFTTSSMQQEANRRLNFRTRKTMMAAQQLYEGIHIGKEGTVGLITYMRTDSTRISSIAKHEASVLIHEKYGADYAATKPRKGKMPEGAQDAHEAIRPSSVSRTPEDLKKYLNKDQFRLYSLIWSRFVASQMTPEVMDTMSVALEQNHVNFRANGSKTKFDGFTIIYKNGTDKDNILPDLVEGDAVKLAKTDPAQHFTQPPARYSEANLIKALEENGVGRPSTYAPTLDTIQRRYYVKLVSRRFEPTELGEIVNKIILEFFPDIVNISFTADLESELDGIEEGKENWVEVVDEFYKPFSKEVAHAEENMESVQIKDEPAGFDCDICGSPMVVKMGRYGKFFACSRFPDCRNTKAIVKEIGVVCPKCHKGQIIERKSKRGRLFYGCSRYPDCDFVSWDKPVGRDCPKDGHFLVEKKVKGGKQILCPNGDYEEAVQK; the protein is encoded by the coding sequence ATGGCAACAAAATCCAAAACAACAAAGTCCAAAAAAAAGCTCGTCATTGTGGAATCACCTTCCAAAGCAAAGACGATTGAAAAATATTTAGGTCGAACTTACAAGGTTGTCGCAAGTCTTGGTCATATCCGAGATTTGCCCAAGAGTAAGATGGGTGTCGATGTCGATAATGACTTCGAACCCCACTACATCTCAATCCGAGGTAAGGGTGATGTCATTAAAAATTTGCGTTCTGAAGCTAAGAAAGCAAAAAAAGTCTATCTGGCATCTGATCCTGATCGTGAGGGAGAGGCCATTGCTTGGCACCTTGCATACTTATTAGGACTAGATACTACTGATAAAAATCGCGTTGTCTTTAATGAAATTACTAAAGATGCTGTTAAGAACGCTTTTAAAGAACCTCGCACAATTGATATGAACCTGGTTGATGCCCAACAAGCCCGACGAATTTTGGATCGGTTAGTTGGCTATTCAATTAGTCCTTTGCTTTGGAAAAAAGTAAAGAAAGGTCTGAGTGCCGGCCGAGTTCAATCCATCGCTTTAAGTTTAATCATTAAACGGGAAGAAGAAATTAAGAGTTTCAAACCCGAGGAATATTGGACCATTGATAGCGAATTTCAAAAGGGCCGTCAAAAGTTTCAAGCAACGTTTTATGGTGAAAGTGGTAAAAAACTTGCTTTACCAAATAATGATGCCGTCCAAAATGTTTTGAAGAAAATTGATAAAAAACAACCCTTTGAGATTACAAAAGTTACAAAGAAAGAACGTAAACGATTTCCAGCACCACCATTTACAACTTCTTCCATGCAACAAGAGGCAAACCGTCGTTTAAACTTTAGAACCCGTAAAACAATGATGGCTGCTCAACAGCTATACGAGGGGATTCATATCGGAAAAGAAGGTACCGTTGGTCTAATTACTTATATGCGGACTGATTCTACCCGAATTTCTTCAATTGCAAAACATGAAGCTTCTGTATTAATTCATGAAAAGTATGGTGCCGATTACGCTGCCACCAAACCGCGTAAGGGAAAAATGCCAGAAGGCGCACAGGACGCGCATGAGGCCATTAGACCTTCTTCAGTTAGTCGTACCCCGGAAGACTTGAAGAAGTACTTGAATAAGGATCAATTTCGCTTATACAGCTTAATCTGGTCCCGCTTCGTTGCTAGTCAGATGACTCCTGAGGTTATGGATACCATGTCAGTCGCTTTAGAACAAAATCATGTGAACTTCAGAGCTAATGGATCAAAAACTAAATTTGATGGTTTTACAATCATTTATAAAAATGGGACAGATAAAGATAATATCTTACCTGACCTCGTTGAAGGCGATGCTGTTAAATTAGCCAAAACAGATCCAGCACAACATTTCACGCAACCACCAGCACGTTACAGTGAAGCTAATTTAATCAAAGCTCTTGAAGAAAATGGGGTTGGACGTCCATCCACATATGCACCGACGCTGGATACTATTCAACGACGTTACTATGTAAAATTAGTTTCTCGGAGATTCGAGCCGACCGAACTTGGTGAAATTGTAAATAAGATCATTCTTGAATTTTTCCCAGACATTGTTAATATTTCCTTTACTGCCGATCTAGAAAGTGAATTAGATGGGATTGAAGAAGGCAAAGAAAACTGGGTAGAAGTCGTGGATGAGTTTTATAAACCTTTTTCCAAGGAAGTCGCTCATGCTGAAGAGAATATGGAATCCGTCCAGATTAAAGATGAACCAGCCGGCTTTGATTGTGATATCTGTGGATCTCCAATGGTAGTAAAGATGGGCCGCTATGGTAAATTCTTTGCCTGCTCCCGTTTTCCTGATTGTCGCAACACAAAAGCTATCGTCAAAGAAATCGGCGTGGTTTGTCCAAAATGTCATAAGGGACAAATTATTGAACGTAAGTCTAAACGTGGGCGTCTCTTTTATGGATGTTCTCGCTATCCTGACTGTGACTTCGTTTCATGGGATAAACCAGTGGGTCGTGATTGTCCAAAAGATGGCCACTTCCTAGTTGAAAAGAAGGTTAAGGGTGGCAAACAGATCTTATGTCCTAATGGCGATTATGAAGAAGCTGTTCAAAAATAA